Proteins from a single region of Candidatus Kryptoniota bacterium:
- a CDS encoding four helix bundle protein: MSKVKGQSHRSNLKTGLVAVFEGDGFRYGEENNKGTIRPEENLKYRSYRFAVDIVKFVDSPESRSARFSIRDQLIRAATSVGANISEARAASSKRDFIRYYEIALKSSNETKFWLCLLRDAFGIDKSRIKPLLDEAKELSNMIAASVLTMKKKRQ, translated from the coding sequence ATGTCAAAGGTCAAAGGTCAAAGCCACAGATCAAACCTCAAAACCGGGTTAGTTGCGGTGTTTGAAGGTGATGGATTTCGGTACGGGGAGGAAAACAATAAAGGGACGATCCGGCCGGAAGAGAATTTGAAATATCGCTCTTACAGGTTTGCAGTTGATATAGTGAAATTCGTTGACTCGCCGGAGAGTCGAAGCGCACGGTTTTCCATTCGTGACCAATTGATCCGAGCGGCAACTTCCGTGGGGGCAAATATTTCAGAAGCTCGTGCCGCAAGTTCCAAACGTGATTTCATTAGATATTATGAAATAGCGCTCAAGTCCTCTAATGAAACCAAGTTTTGGCTTTGTCTGCTAAGGGATGCCTTCGGAATCGACAAGTCAAGGATTAAGCCGTTGCTCGACGAAGCAAAGGAATTATCAAATATGATTGCAGCAAGTGTGTTGACCATGAAGAAGAAAAGGCAGTAG
- a CDS encoding PorV/PorQ family protein — MKKIVLTLVLELFITQAGVTQLLPVLGAQRVGITAADFLKIGVGARANAMGESFAAVDNDAYALFYNPAGITQFDNTEVAISHSTWFVGLQHDFIGGVYHLDRQNTIGISIVSLQSDDMPVTTEYQPYGTGEYFKYGDLAIAATYARKMTDNFSFGLSVRYIDETLAQVSMRGVLIDLGTYYWTGLGSTRFAVSVSNFGGQLTPSGSVTLLDGTTVSSFQSFSPPTIFRIGFALDPYQDASSKLTTSVQLNHPSDNSENISLGAEYSYVSSFFLRAGYKINVDEENYSVGAGVKVDVKFAQVFFDYAFTPYQRLGDVHRFSLNLRF; from the coding sequence ATGAAAAAGATAGTTTTAACTCTTGTCCTCGAATTGTTTATCACGCAAGCCGGTGTGACACAACTCCTTCCTGTCCTCGGCGCCCAGCGCGTCGGCATTACCGCTGCCGATTTCCTGAAGATCGGAGTCGGAGCACGGGCCAATGCGATGGGCGAGAGCTTCGCTGCGGTGGACAATGACGCTTACGCGCTCTTCTACAACCCTGCCGGGATAACACAGTTCGACAACACCGAGGTAGCAATTTCCCACTCCACCTGGTTCGTCGGCCTTCAGCATGACTTCATCGGCGGGGTGTACCATCTCGACAGGCAGAACACGATCGGTATCTCCATAGTGTCGCTCCAATCTGACGACATGCCGGTGACGACGGAATACCAGCCGTACGGCACAGGAGAATATTTCAAATACGGCGATCTCGCCATTGCGGCCACATACGCGCGAAAGATGACCGACAACTTCAGCTTCGGACTGAGCGTCAGGTACATCGACGAAACTCTCGCGCAGGTGAGCATGCGCGGCGTCCTAATCGATCTCGGAACGTATTACTGGACCGGGCTGGGGAGCACAAGGTTTGCCGTCTCGGTCAGCAATTTCGGCGGCCAGCTCACACCATCGGGCAGTGTAACACTTCTTGACGGAACGACCGTTTCGAGTTTTCAGAGTTTCTCGCCGCCGACAATATTCAGAATCGGATTCGCGCTGGACCCGTACCAGGATGCTTCAAGTAAGCTCACCACATCGGTGCAGCTGAACCATCCCTCGGACAACTCCGAAAATATTTCACTGGGTGCAGAATATTCGTACGTTTCGTCCTTCTTCCTCCGGGCGGGCTACAAGATCAACGTCGATGAAGAGAACTATTCGGTGGGCGCGGGCGTGAAGGTCGACGTGAAGTTCGCGCAGGTGTTCTTCGATTACGCGTTCACTCCTTACCAGCGACTCGGCGACGTTCACAGGTTTTCATTAAACTTGAGATTTTAA
- a CDS encoding serpin family protein gives MRKPTFALLSVALFGLCALVGCSNSPTGSGKINVRELTPLEKQNVNQSNHFSFSLFNTVNKAETGNNVFISPLSVSYALGMVLNGADRTTKSQIDSMLGWNGVSDDDINSSYETLSDYLINLDPKVTMNIANSIWYKKGVPVEANFLNVNNKYFSAEVSALDFASPDAVTTINSWVDAKTNHKISKVLDTIPRDEVMYLINAIYFNGSWKYKFDEANTTNSPFYSDDGNTNTIELMHTQTDFPYCENEEYQAVELPYGDSLYSMVVILPKAGISIEQLSTAFNQSDFENIGSRLSVYPVEISLPRFELNYNRLLNADLKSMGMIDAFDPSKADLSRICKALSLYVTDVDHITYVKVNEAGTEAAAVTVVGIGATIAEPSSVTMNVDRPFLFLIHERNSGAILFMGKVVKL, from the coding sequence ATGAGAAAACCTACGTTTGCTCTTTTGTCGGTCGCACTGTTTGGGTTGTGTGCGCTTGTCGGCTGCTCCAATTCGCCCACAGGAAGCGGCAAGATCAACGTCCGCGAATTGACTCCACTCGAGAAACAAAATGTTAACCAGTCGAACCATTTCAGTTTCTCGCTGTTCAATACCGTGAACAAGGCGGAAACAGGAAACAACGTCTTCATTTCCCCGCTCAGCGTGTCGTATGCTCTCGGGATGGTTCTCAACGGCGCGGACAGAACCACGAAATCGCAAATCGATTCGATGCTCGGATGGAACGGTGTCTCGGACGACGATATAAATAGCTCCTACGAAACTTTGTCCGATTACCTGATCAATCTCGATCCTAAAGTAACGATGAACATTGCGAATTCAATTTGGTACAAGAAAGGCGTGCCGGTCGAAGCAAATTTTCTGAACGTAAATAATAAATACTTCAGTGCCGAGGTGAGCGCACTTGATTTCGCCTCGCCCGATGCTGTGACCACTATAAACAGCTGGGTCGATGCAAAGACAAACCATAAAATTTCGAAGGTGCTGGACACTATACCCCGTGATGAAGTTATGTATCTGATAAATGCTATCTACTTCAACGGAAGCTGGAAATACAAATTCGACGAAGCGAATACAACTAATTCGCCATTCTATTCAGATGACGGAAATACGAACACGATCGAGTTGATGCACACTCAAACCGACTTTCCGTATTGCGAAAACGAAGAATATCAGGCAGTAGAACTTCCTTACGGAGATTCTCTGTACAGCATGGTCGTGATTCTGCCGAAAGCAGGTATATCAATCGAGCAGCTCTCTACCGCTTTCAATCAATCCGATTTCGAAAATATCGGCTCACGACTTTCCGTTTACCCGGTAGAAATTTCACTTCCGAGATTCGAATTAAATTACAATCGGTTACTCAACGCAGATCTCAAGTCCATGGGAATGATTGACGCGTTTGATCCGTCGAAAGCGGATCTTTCACGGATATGCAAGGCATTGTCTCTTTACGTCACCGACGTGGACCATATCACTTACGTGAAAGTCAACGAAGCCGGCACCGAAGCCGCGGCAGTGACGGTGGTTGGAATTGGTGCTACCATTGCCGAACCGTCGAGTGTTACGATGAATGTTGACAGGCCTTTTCTCTTCCTCATCCATGAACGGAACTCCGGCGCGATTCTGTTCATGGGGAAAGTCGTGAAGCTTTAG
- a CDS encoding NlpC/P60 family protein has protein sequence MNKAYKFLISICAISSLTIIGCSGSSPRFSSGNNGTVSSKPRFSYDETPDELKAEKVEVKTEDDHPVSLDKAKSEINKIAGRPGSASNLQSLFMEVILSYMGTPYHIGGTDHSGMDCSGFSMVVFDSVFKKQLPHSARQQSTFGESVSRDDLGIGDLIFFKTTGPVISHVGIYLGDDLFAHASVEQGVTISSLESTYYKRRYAGAKKIIGMSNGL, from the coding sequence ATGAACAAAGCTTACAAATTCCTTATTTCAATTTGCGCAATTTCAAGTCTGACGATCATCGGGTGCAGTGGATCTTCTCCGAGATTCAGCTCAGGCAACAACGGTACCGTGAGTTCTAAGCCCAGGTTCAGCTATGATGAAACACCTGATGAGTTGAAAGCCGAGAAGGTGGAAGTCAAAACGGAAGATGATCACCCGGTAAGCCTGGATAAAGCAAAGTCGGAAATAAACAAAATCGCCGGGCGACCGGGCAGTGCGAGCAATCTCCAGAGCCTCTTCATGGAAGTGATTCTCTCGTATATGGGAACGCCGTACCATATTGGCGGTACGGATCATTCAGGAATGGACTGCTCGGGATTCTCGATGGTTGTTTTTGACTCGGTGTTTAAGAAGCAGCTTCCTCATTCGGCGCGACAACAGTCCACGTTTGGAGAGTCGGTTTCCCGAGACGATCTCGGAATTGGCGACCTGATTTTCTTCAAAACCACCGGCCCGGTAATAAGCCATGTGGGGATTTATCTTGGAGACGATCTCTTCGCGCACGCGAGTGTCGAGCAGGGTGTGACGATCTCTTCTCTCGAGAGCACTTACTACAAGCGGCGGTATGCCGGTGCGAAAAAAATAATCGGGATGTCCAATGGCCTTTGA
- a CDS encoding menaquinone biosynthesis decarboxylase: MAFDKLDEFIQFLKKKQELKVIDAKVDPKLEITEIVDRVVKAGGPALLFTNVKGSQIPLAINLFGTRRRMSWALGVEDLDEIGTRFAKMFNLKVPESLLGKVAMMPKLLELAKFPPKVVRKAPCQDVVIGGKDVDLYKFPVTTSWPQDGGPYILFGQVVTKDPETGTRNMGLYRLQVLDKNTTAMHWQRHKGGAAHFRKAKEKGMKRLEVAVVVGSDPATMYATSAPLPESIEEYLFSGFIRKDPVELVKCKTLDLEVPAESEIVLEGYVDTEEDLRLEGPFGDHTGFYSLADYYPAFHVTTVTTRAKPVYVSTIVGQPIMEDDWMGFATERIFLPLAKLVIPELVDYHMPFEGIFHNLVFASIDKQYPGQAFKVMNGLWGLGQMMFAKVIVVVDKDVDVQNTSEAWWYALNNIDPQRDVIFTKGPADVLDHSSQHFSFGTKMGIDGTRKWKDEGITRPWPDKIVMSDEIKKLVDSRWKTFGL; this comes from the coding sequence ATGGCCTTTGATAAGCTAGACGAATTCATCCAGTTCCTGAAGAAGAAACAGGAGCTGAAGGTTATCGACGCTAAGGTCGATCCGAAACTTGAAATCACCGAGATTGTGGACAGGGTGGTCAAAGCCGGAGGACCGGCGCTCCTTTTCACGAACGTGAAGGGAAGCCAGATCCCGCTGGCGATTAATCTGTTCGGTACCCGCCGGCGAATGAGCTGGGCGCTCGGCGTGGAAGATCTTGACGAGATTGGGACCCGGTTCGCGAAAATGTTCAACCTCAAGGTTCCCGAATCGCTCCTTGGAAAAGTGGCGATGATGCCGAAGCTTCTTGAACTGGCGAAATTTCCTCCGAAGGTTGTAAGAAAGGCGCCCTGTCAGGATGTGGTCATCGGGGGGAAGGATGTCGATCTTTATAAATTCCCGGTCACTACTTCATGGCCGCAGGACGGAGGCCCATATATCCTTTTCGGACAGGTGGTCACCAAAGACCCTGAAACAGGGACCAGAAACATGGGTCTCTACAGGCTGCAGGTCCTCGACAAGAATACCACAGCGATGCACTGGCAAAGACACAAGGGTGGTGCCGCGCACTTTCGAAAAGCCAAAGAAAAAGGAATGAAGAGGCTTGAGGTCGCGGTTGTCGTCGGGTCCGACCCTGCTACGATGTACGCGACGAGCGCGCCGCTGCCCGAGAGCATAGAGGAATATTTGTTCTCCGGTTTTATCAGGAAAGATCCTGTAGAGCTGGTGAAATGCAAAACCCTCGATCTGGAAGTACCGGCCGAATCCGAGATCGTTCTGGAAGGATATGTCGACACCGAGGAAGATCTCCGGCTCGAAGGCCCGTTCGGCGACCATACGGGATTTTATTCGCTCGCCGATTACTACCCGGCGTTTCATGTCACGACCGTCACCACTCGTGCGAAACCTGTGTACGTCTCCACGATCGTGGGCCAGCCTATTATGGAAGACGACTGGATGGGATTTGCCACTGAAAGAATTTTCCTTCCACTCGCGAAGCTTGTAATCCCGGAGCTCGTCGATTACCACATGCCGTTCGAGGGAATATTCCATAATCTGGTGTTTGCGTCGATAGACAAGCAGTACCCGGGTCAAGCATTCAAAGTAATGAACGGTCTCTGGGGACTCGGACAGATGATGTTCGCAAAAGTGATTGTCGTGGTTGACAAGGATGTGGATGTTCAAAATACCTCCGAAGCATGGTGGTACGCTTTGAACAATATCGATCCGCAGCGCGATGTGATTTTTACGAAAGGACCTGCGGACGTACTCGATCACTCGTCGCAACATTTCAGCTTCGGCACGAAGATGGGAATCGACGGCACGCGGAAGTGGAAAGACGAGGGCATCACCAGACCGTGGCCAGACAAAATCGTAATGTCCGACGAAATAAAGAAACTCGTGGACTCAAGATGGAAAACGTTCGGACTTTGA